A genomic region of Trifolium pratense cultivar HEN17-A07 linkage group LG3, ARS_RC_1.1, whole genome shotgun sequence contains the following coding sequences:
- the LOC123915575 gene encoding ethanolamine-phosphate cytidylyltransferase-like, which translates to MDYESNSWIWEGVYYYPHLFGGLMVTAALLGLSTSYFGVIGVPSLPLPCSWYNLGIFHKKKNVGKRRVRVYMDGCFDLMHYGHANALRQAKALGDELVVGLVGDEEIVANKGPPVLSMDERLALVSGLKWVDEVITDAPYAITEKFLNRLFHEYNIDYVIHGDDPCLLPDGTDAYAAAKKAGRYKQIKRTEGVSSTDIVGRIMSSLNDKKNCEDRNGTDVKPQEECQSKVSHISQFLPTSRRIVQFSNGKGPGPNARIVYIDGAFDLFHAGHVQTLKKARELGDFLLVGIHSDETVSESRGNHYPIMHLHERSLSVLACRYVDEVIIGAPWEITKDMITTFNISLVVHGTVAEKSLPSEKDPYEVPKSIGIFRLLESPKDITTTSVAQRIMANHDAYVKRNAKKAKSEKRYYEERKYVSGD; encoded by the exons ATGGATTATGAAAGTAATAGTTGGATTTGGGAAGGGGTGTATTACTATCCACATTTGTTTGGTGGTTTAATGGTTACAGCAGCTTTGTTGGGTTTGTCAACAAGTTACTTTGGTGTTATTGGGGTTCCTTCTTTGCCGTTGCCGTGTTCTTGGTATAATTTGGGGATTTTTCACAAAAAGAAGAATGTTGGGAAGAGGCGTGTTCGTGTTTATATGGATGGTTGTTTTGATCTGATGCATTATGGTCATGCTAATGCACTTAGACAAGCTAAAGCTTTAGGTGATGAATTGGTTGTTGGACTTGTGGGTGATGAGGAGATCGTTGCTAATAAAGGGCCTCCTGTTTTGTCCATGGATGAGAG GCTGGCCCTTGTCAGCGGATTGAAGTGGGTGGATGAGGTCATAACTGATGCTCCTTATGCAATTACTGAGAAATTCTTGAACCGTCTCTTTCATGAATACAACATCGACTATGTCATACACGGTGATGATCCTTGCCTGCTTCCTGATGGAACAGATGCTTATGCTGCGGCAAAGAAAGCTGGCCGTTACAAGCAAATTAAACGTACTGAAGGAGTTTCCAGTACAGATATCGTAG GAAGAATTATGTCTTCTTTAaacgataaaaaaaattgtgaagacCGCAATGGTACTGATGTAAAACCCCAAGAAGAATGCCAGTCAAAGGTTTCTCACATATCCCAATTCCTACCAACTTCCCGACGTATTGTGCAATTTTCAAATGGCAAG GGTCCTGGACCAAATGCTCGTATTGTATACATTGATGGAGCATTTGATCTCTTCCATGCAGGGCATGTTCAG ACGCTTAAGAAGGCTAGGGAACTTGGAGATTTTCTTTTAGTTGGTATTCACTCTGATGAGACAGTGAG TGAAAGTCGAGGAAATCACTATCCAATTATGCATCTACATGAGCGAAGCCTTAGTGTACTAGCTTGCCGTTATGTTGATGAAGTCATTATTGGTGCACCTTGGGAAATTACAAAAGATATG ATCACAACTTTCAATATCTCACTAGTTGTTCACGGCACTGTTGCTGAGAAGTCATTACCC AGTGAAAAAGATCCATATGAAGTTCCAAAGAGCATCGGCATATTCCGCTTGCTTGAAAGCCCAAAAGATATTACTACTACATCAGTAGCCCAAAGGATAATGGCCAATCATGATGCTTATGTG AAACGGAATGCTAAGAAAGCGAAGAGTGAGAAGAGATACtatgaagaaagaaaatatgttTCTGGAGACTAG
- the LOC123915574 gene encoding uncharacterized protein LOC123915574, translating into MAGHYKSLKRKVDGVVNHITDDFSDFSLSSPATKIRRLDSELPPIVEEDDEHLDAPNDERAIVLFKPILHSPSSYSLTLDSHLISEIKNNQLSWSKQCDSSTDYYDDNNNNRHLAIVPWVPQASTSSSHTFEDSEYSNSNTNPMELMEADEMGQVQEEEEDGAAMMDVEQEVNNNSSSTFNYPTMLNLHQQVDGFQQHCFLPQIPQNTSTPITWTL; encoded by the exons ATGGCTGGACACTACAAATCGTTGAAGAGGAAAGTTGACGGTGTTGTTAATCATATCACCGACGACTTCTCTgatttctctctttcttctccGGCTACCAAAATTCGCCGCCTC GATTCTGAATTGCCTCcaattgttgaagaagatgatgaacactTGGATGCTCCTAACGATGAAAGAGCTATTGTACTCTTCAAGCCAATTCTTCATTCTCCTTCCTCTTACTCTCTCACTCTCGATTCTCACCTCATCTCTGAAATTAAGAATA ATCAACTATCGTGGTCAAAACAATGTGATTCTTCTACTGATTATTATGATGACAACAATAATAATCGTCATTTAGCTATTGTGCCTTGGGTACCTCAAGCTTCAACCTCTTCTTCTCACACTTTTGAAGATTCTGAATATAGCAACAGCAATACAAATCCAATGGAGTTGATGGAAGCTGATGAAATGGGACAAGtccaagaagaagaagaagatggagcAGCTATGATGGATGTAGAACAAGAAGTCAACAACAACTCCTCTTCAACTTTTAACTATCCAACAATGCTAAATCTACACCAACAAGTTGATGGGTTCCAGCAGCATTGTTTTTTACCTCAGATTCCTCAAAACACTTCAACTCCTATCACTTGGACACTTTGA
- the LOC123915576 gene encoding ABC transporter I family member 6, chloroplastic — protein sequence MMAASLSLQLPFLSSPTTKPHTHRKFACVAAAAAKSEIPLLQVNDLRAKIVESNVEILRGVNLTINRGEIHAIMGKNGSGKSTFAKVLVGHPDYEVTGGSVVFKGENLLELEPEERALEGLFMSFQSPVAIPGVSNDQFLLMAYNARRKKLGLPELGPLEGFSYLMEKLQLVNMKPDFLNRNVNEGFSGGERKRNEILQLAVLGADLAILDEIDSGLDVDALRDVASAVNKILTPENSLLMITHYRRILDLLKPSHVHVMDNGKIARTGDLSMVDAIEADGYELVSALT from the exons ATGATGGCCGCATCACTATCCCTTCAACTTCCATTCCTTTCTTCTCCGACCACCAAACCACACACTCACCGGAAATTCGCCTGCGTTGCGGCGGCGGCGGCGAAAAGCGAGATTCCCCTCCTCCAAGTCAACGATCTTCGAGCAAAAATCGTAGAATCAAATGTCGAAATTCTCAGAGGCGTTAATCTCACAATTAACAGAGGAGAAATTCACGCTATCATGGGTAAAAACGGTTCTGGAAAAAGCACTTTCGCAAAAGTTCTGGTTGGTCATCCAGATTATGAAGTTACAGGTGGTAGTGTTGTTTTCAAAGGGGAAAATTTGCTTGAATTGGAACCTGAAGAAAGAGCTCTTGAAGGTCTTTTCATGAGTTTTCAATCACCTGTTGCTATCCCTGGTGTTTCAAATGATCAATTTCTTCTTATGGCTTATAATGCTCGAAGAAAAAAACTTGGTCTTCCTGAACTTGGACCCCTTGAG GGTTTTTCTTATTTAATGGAGAAACTACAACTTGTTAACATGAAGCCTGACTTTCTCAATAGGAATGTCAATGAAGGGTTTAGTGGAGGTGAACGAAAACGCAATGAAATCTTGCAACTTGCCGTTTTGGGGGCAGATTTGGCTATTTTGGATGAAATTGATTCAGGATTGGATGTTGATGCACTCAGGGATGTGGCAAGTGCAGTTAATAAAATTCTTACCCCGGAGAATTCTCTGTTGATGATTACTCACTATCGGCGAATTCTTGATCTTTTGAAACCTTCCCATGTCCATGTTATG GACAACGGCAAAATTGCAAGGACAGGCGACCTATCTATGGTAGATGCAATTGAGGCAGATGGATATGAATTAGTCTCTGCTTTAACTTAA